From a region of the Candidatus Goldiibacteriota bacterium genome:
- a CDS encoding protease complex subunit PrcB family protein yields MEHKKAYGLISDYIDGTLKGEQLKNFLAHLKTCKECRNQLDALKNAVQYAKSGRAEDLPVNFLATLSKRLDEADSKKAKTKFSWPVFMKVSGTVAAMLIVGVLVRQIYDTKTIKADKEWLEAESVQKPVVVERAKTAEELKSVKQGINMADLAPLKSEAPAEITYAKKKSAAPSRAIITKSEAAPAAGMASKSAAAPAYDTADEIAPASAVQLQEQEINPFSKEVFSGTHSGMAAGMKVVFKNKMIWNLAPGIIADNPWLGKVDFSRQMVVLVNSGEKPTAGYSAKIKSISIQETKIVILYSETSPAKDAITAQVITSPYSIAVIPISSKPVEFIRE; encoded by the coding sequence ATGGAGCATAAAAAAGCTTACGGCTTAATATCAGATTATATTGACGGAACGTTAAAGGGAGAACAGCTGAAAAACTTCCTTGCGCACTTAAAAACCTGCAAAGAGTGCAGGAATCAATTGGATGCGTTAAAGAACGCTGTTCAGTATGCCAAAAGCGGCCGCGCTGAAGACCTTCCTGTTAATTTTCTGGCAACCTTAAGCAAAAGGCTTGATGAAGCCGACAGTAAAAAGGCAAAAACTAAATTCAGCTGGCCGGTTTTTATGAAAGTTTCAGGTACTGTTGCGGCAATGCTTATTGTCGGGGTTTTAGTCCGGCAGATATATGATACAAAAACAATTAAAGCGGATAAAGAATGGCTGGAAGCAGAAAGTGTGCAGAAGCCGGTTGTTGTAGAAAGGGCAAAAACCGCAGAGGAATTAAAAAGTGTAAAACAGGGAATAAATATGGCTGACCTTGCTCCGTTAAAATCAGAAGCGCCTGCCGAAATTACATACGCTAAAAAGAAAAGCGCCGCGCCGTCAAGGGCAATAATAACGAAAAGTGAGGCCGCGCCTGCCGCAGGAATGGCGTCAAAAAGCGCTGCCGCGCCCGCGTATGATACGGCGGATGAGATTGCTCCGGCATCTGCCGTGCAGCTGCAGGAACAGGAAATAAATCCGTTCAGTAAGGAAGTTTTTTCAGGCACGCATTCGGGAATGGCAGCGGGGATGAAAGTGGTTTTTAAAAATAAAATGATATGGAATTTAGCGCCGGGAATAATTGCGGATAACCCGTGGCTGGGTAAAGTGGATTTTTCAAGGCAGATGGTTGTGCTGGTAAATTCCGGTGAAAAACCAACGGCAGGATATTCCGCGAAAATTAAGAGCATATCAATTCAGGAGACAAAAATAGTAATACTATACTCCGAAACCTCGCCGGCAAAAGACGCGATTACCGCACAGGTAATAACATCCCCTTACAGCATCGCAGTCATCCCCATCTCCTCCAAACCCGTGGAGTTTATAAGGGAGTAA
- a CDS encoding GNAT family N-acetyltransferase: MVKQITDKEKIAEFLLNSPYVHLYKFMYMEPYMFPNTIWHASYDGGEIKALSLIYKGKEQSAFYLLEDNNKDNAAEILEAVIGTLPDKLYSHVTPGLEAPLEAKYKVTSKKMQHTMGINGDMLVNNCIKYPQYTYKVNERDFETLYEFIQKINPGLFFSREMMKTGKYYMIRKNSDIISTAGVHYLRPEYKIAGIGNVATTAEYRGKGYASSVVASLVRDLWDDYEYIGLNVKAGNEAALKAYGKIGFVSATMHNEIIMDK; this comes from the coding sequence ATGGTAAAACAGATAACGGACAAAGAAAAAATAGCGGAGTTTCTTTTAAATTCGCCTTATGTGCATCTGTATAAGTTTATGTATATGGAACCATATATGTTCCCAAATACCATCTGGCACGCCTCTTATGACGGCGGTGAGATTAAGGCTCTCTCACTTATATATAAAGGAAAAGAGCAAAGCGCGTTTTATCTGCTTGAAGATAATAATAAGGATAACGCGGCGGAAATTCTTGAAGCGGTCATAGGCACACTACCGGATAAACTTTATTCCCATGTTACGCCCGGCCTTGAAGCGCCGCTTGAAGCAAAGTATAAAGTTACTTCAAAAAAAATGCAGCACACAATGGGGATAAACGGCGATATGCTTGTCAATAATTGCATCAAATACCCGCAGTATACCTATAAAGTAAATGAAAGGGATTTTGAAACGCTGTATGAATTTATACAGAAAATAAATCCGGGCTTGTTTTTCAGCAGGGAAATGATGAAAACAGGCAAATATTACATGATAAGAAAAAACTCCGATATTATTTCCACAGCCGGAGTCCACTATCTGCGCCCCGAATATAAGATAGCCGGCATAGGAAATGTGGCTACAACGGCTGAATACAGGGGAAAAGGGTATGCCTCTTCTGTGGTGGCGTCTTTGGTGCGTGACCTGTGGGATGATTATGAATATATCGGACTTAATGTAAAGGCAGGCAACGAAGCCGCGTTAAAGGCATATGGCAAAATAGGTTTTGTTTCGGCGACCATGCATAATGAAATAATAATGGATAAGTGA
- a CDS encoding radical SAM protein, giving the protein MKNVLLINPWVYDFKCHDFWMKPYGLLKIGSVLKQSGVNVSLIDCMDRQADGAPEEFKKSDKLGRGMFYSEEPGKPEIYKAVPRKYKRYGMVVELFKEKLLKTEKPDIILITSSMTYMYEGVFKAISIIKDIYPSTPIILGGTYATLCTTHAEKYSGTSRVWKGGANAEYFNLLGKELKTDLNSITEAEFADIAPDYSLYNNINSVSVRLSEGCPFSCSYCAIKETSTGFKQRSKEVIINELETYAKRGIKNIALYDDALLYKNSFIKDILKSIIMAGFDFKFYTPNGLHAAYIDEETALLMKKTGFMDLRLSLETSDVLMQKASGGKVSNGQFSEAIKILKGAGFQPKDIGAYILAGLPGQNTDTIKRDMEFVAANKVLIKPANYSPIPGTLEFEKIPADKRDLITAEPLMQNETYYMAINPEYGYEENEKMKLFAAALNQNV; this is encoded by the coding sequence ATGAAGAACGTTCTCTTAATAAATCCCTGGGTTTATGATTTTAAGTGTCACGATTTCTGGATGAAGCCTTACGGGCTTCTAAAAATCGGTTCTGTTCTGAAACAATCCGGGGTTAACGTATCCTTAATTGACTGCATGGACAGGCAGGCAGACGGCGCTCCGGAAGAGTTTAAGAAAAGCGACAAACTTGGCAGGGGCATGTTTTACAGTGAAGAACCGGGCAAACCGGAAATATATAAAGCTGTGCCAAGAAAATATAAGCGTTACGGCATGGTTGTTGAACTGTTCAAAGAAAAACTGCTCAAAACAGAAAAGCCGGATATTATTCTTATTACATCTTCAATGACATATATGTACGAAGGCGTGTTTAAAGCAATTTCTATAATTAAAGATATATATCCTTCAACACCCATAATACTTGGCGGCACTTATGCCACTTTATGTACTACACACGCGGAAAAATATTCAGGCACGTCGCGTGTGTGGAAGGGCGGCGCGAATGCTGAATATTTTAATCTGCTGGGGAAAGAACTTAAAACGGACTTAAATTCTATTACAGAAGCTGAATTTGCGGATATTGCCCCGGATTACTCCTTATATAACAATATAAACAGCGTGTCCGTAAGATTATCCGAAGGGTGCCCTTTTAGCTGTTCCTATTGTGCCATTAAAGAGACAAGCACAGGGTTTAAACAAAGAAGCAAAGAGGTAATAATTAATGAACTTGAAACTTACGCGAAACGCGGTATTAAAAATATAGCGCTTTACGATGACGCGCTTTTGTATAAAAATTCATTCATAAAAGACATTTTAAAAAGTATTATTATGGCGGGTTTTGATTTTAAGTTTTATACCCCCAACGGTCTGCACGCCGCATATATTGATGAAGAAACAGCGCTGCTTATGAAAAAAACCGGGTTTATGGATTTAAGGTTATCGCTGGAAACGTCAGATGTTTTAATGCAGAAAGCCTCCGGCGGCAAGGTATCAAACGGGCAGTTTTCAGAAGCAATAAAGATTCTTAAAGGCGCGGGTTTTCAGCCTAAAGACATCGGCGCGTATATTCTGGCGGGGCTTCCCGGGCAGAATACGGACACAATAAAGCGTGACATGGAATTTGTGGCGGCAAACAAAGTGTTAATAAAACCCGCAAACTATTCGCCGATACCCGGCACTTTAGAATTTGAAAAAATACCCGCTGATAAACGGGATTTGATAACAGCAGAGCCGCTTATGCAGAATGAAACCTATTATATGGCAATTAATCCCGAATACGGCTATGAAGAAAACGAAAAGATGAAACTTTTCGCCGCGGCATTAAACCAAAATGTTTAA
- a CDS encoding sigma-70 family RNA polymerase sigma factor encodes MEEKQLVKLAKDGDRRAFEALAASCAKEIYNLALRLCGDRDKAQDIAQDAFVNAYKSIGSFREDSPFSAWVRRIAVNAWKNTVRYEIRRFFTKHDSLDDDFEGNDGVTKKQYASSDPPADKVLEDRQKNDEIHAVLLQLQPAAREMIVLRDMEEKSYEEIAAMTGLNTGTVKSRIARAREAFKQKFIKMQGG; translated from the coding sequence TTGGAAGAAAAACAGCTTGTAAAGCTTGCCAAAGACGGCGACAGAAGGGCGTTTGAAGCGCTTGCGGCTTCATGCGCGAAAGAAATATATAACCTTGCGCTGCGGCTGTGCGGCGACAGGGATAAAGCCCAGGACATAGCGCAGGACGCTTTTGTAAATGCCTATAAAAGTATCGGCAGTTTCCGTGAAGACAGCCCGTTTTCCGCGTGGGTAAGGCGCATAGCCGTGAACGCGTGGAAAAATACGGTAAGATACGAAATCCGCAGGTTTTTTACAAAGCACGATTCGCTTGATGATGATTTTGAAGGTAATGATGGTGTAACAAAAAAACAGTACGCGTCTTCTGACCCGCCTGCTGATAAAGTTCTGGAAGACAGGCAGAAGAATGATGAAATTCACGCGGTGCTTTTACAGCTTCAGCCTGCGGCGCGGGAAATGATAGTGTTAAGGGATATGGAAGAAAAAAGCTATGAGGAAATTGCCGCAATGACCGGGCTTAATACAGGGACGGTAAAATCACGAATAGCCAGGGCAAGGGAAGCGTTTAAACAAAAATTCATAAAGATGCAGGGTGGATAA
- a CDS encoding transposase gives MGRKKRIMLAGECYHTYARGNEKKEIFRDDDDRYKFVNILGKAKKKYSFIIYAFVLMPNHYHLLLETSAPNLPDIMKFINASYSTYFNWRHKRVGHLFQGRYGCQLVEKHPFLPELTRYIHLNPVKAKLCEKISAYKWSSYPEYCGRKGFGLSEIGWMIKKYGPQKEEALEKYKMFLSEKAGIEAIENGLVESFVMGGNEFAVRVAESCGKILEITKFRRPAVMTDYNKVIAESARVFNVSVEEVTHKKGKHNHAKAAAIYIIWSNSAKTYGEIGSLFNNLDVSSVKRRVASVKRELQTNIYLNNKIESITRGLNALSGV, from the coding sequence ATGGGGAGAAAAAAACGCATAATGCTTGCGGGTGAATGCTATCATACCTATGCAAGGGGAAATGAAAAGAAAGAAATTTTCAGGGACGATGATGACCGATATAAGTTTGTAAATATATTGGGTAAAGCAAAGAAAAAATATTCATTTATTATCTATGCTTTTGTACTTATGCCAAATCATTATCATTTACTTTTAGAAACGTCCGCACCCAATCTTCCGGATATCATGAAGTTTATAAATGCATCCTATTCAACTTATTTTAACTGGAGGCATAAACGGGTTGGCCATCTGTTTCAGGGCAGATATGGATGCCAGCTGGTGGAAAAACACCCGTTTTTACCCGAACTTACAAGGTATATCCACCTTAACCCGGTTAAAGCAAAATTATGTGAAAAAATTTCAGCATATAAATGGAGTAGTTATCCGGAGTATTGTGGAAGAAAAGGATTTGGATTATCAGAAATAGGATGGATGATAAAAAAATACGGCCCGCAGAAAGAAGAAGCACTGGAAAAGTATAAAATGTTTTTATCGGAAAAAGCAGGAATTGAAGCCATAGAAAACGGGCTTGTGGAGAGTTTTGTTATGGGCGGAAATGAGTTTGCTGTTAGGGTTGCCGAGTCCTGCGGGAAAATACTGGAGATTACCAAATTTCGAAGGCCGGCTGTAATGACTGATTATAATAAAGTAATTGCGGAGAGCGCACGGGTGTTTAATGTTTCTGTTGAAGAGGTGACACATAAAAAAGGCAAACATAATCACGCTAAAGCGGCGGCTATTTACATAATATGGTCAAACTCCGCAAAGACCTATGGTGAAATAGGGAGTTTGTTTAATAATCTGGATGTGTCTTCCGTAAAAAGGCGGGTTGCTTCTGTTAAGAGAGAACTTCAGACAAATATTTATCTGAATAATAAGATTGAAAGTATAACTCGTGGTCTAAACGCCCTGTCTGGGGTCTGA
- a CDS encoding VWA domain-containing protein, with the protein MKKQKNLFLALLFIVLSAVQVLACRIAVLPYQGRILPIETRKHDVNISIKNQVADITVNALFYNPNSTVLEGDYWFPLYEDAAVTSFTMIVNGKEMKAELLEADKARAIYEEIVRRMKDPALLEYAGTRMLRQRVYPIPARGEVALTLKYSQQLKTVNGKVKLVYPLSSAKSDTGYVGEVNIRVNVEDSNGIKNVYSSGHSINTEIRENNFVRASFNARNYNPDKPFTFYYSPVMGEVAASVITHVNHNEDGYFTLLLSPSIEDSKEKYMPKDFVFVLDKSGSMQGDKIEKAKDALQFCVNTLKEGDKFSIIAFSSSVDTMSNGLKEFGYKEREKAKNFIRAISAEGGTDINGAMQEALSKLKKQRGRLPVIVFLTDGLPTVGETAIMKIIKNTENANRADARIFVFGVGEDVNTELLDKISADNGGECEYVINPSDSIEESVSALASRIASPALAGITLSFDGSAGVYDMYPKRIPDMFAGSQITVTGRFKGNGMTQVKVSGETSGSRKEYKFPVDFSDDGRDESVMKLWASKKVTYLMDEINLRGRNKEIEREIVSLGKKYGIVTPYTSFLITDESLKERALGGRSAESVMQDLAQVKTGSFAVQRSKSISMAKKAEAAAPASMMPSAAGMDMAEAQEMNRQISAAVVNAGGRAFVLDNDGRYTDTEFNQNKDKAKTIKYLSEEYFKLSKISSEISEILSLGNKVLFKYDNMFYEIEE; encoded by the coding sequence ATGAAGAAACAAAAAAATCTGTTTTTAGCCTTACTTTTCATCGTTTTATCAGCAGTACAGGTACTTGCTTGCAGGATTGCGGTTTTACCTTATCAGGGGCGGATTTTACCGATAGAGACCAGGAAGCACGACGTAAACATCAGTATCAAAAATCAGGTTGCGGATATCACGGTTAATGCCCTGTTTTACAATCCCAACAGCACAGTCCTGGAAGGCGATTATTGGTTCCCGCTTTATGAAGACGCTGCAGTCACATCTTTCACAATGATAGTAAACGGCAAAGAGATGAAGGCGGAACTTCTGGAAGCGGACAAGGCACGGGCGATTTACGAAGAGATAGTAAGAAGGATGAAAGACCCGGCGCTTTTGGAATACGCCGGCACAAGGATGCTGCGCCAGAGGGTATATCCTATACCGGCGCGTGGTGAAGTTGCCCTTACTCTTAAATACAGCCAGCAGTTAAAAACTGTTAATGGAAAAGTTAAATTGGTATATCCGCTTTCTTCCGCCAAGTCAGACACGGGGTATGTGGGAGAGGTGAATATAAGGGTAAATGTGGAAGATTCAAACGGGATAAAAAATGTCTATTCTTCCGGCCACAGTATCAATACTGAAATCAGGGAGAATAATTTTGTAAGGGCGTCGTTTAACGCGCGCAATTACAATCCTGACAAGCCGTTTACTTTTTATTACAGCCCTGTAATGGGCGAAGTGGCGGCTTCTGTTATCACTCATGTAAATCACAACGAAGACGGGTATTTTACGCTGCTGCTTTCACCTTCAATAGAAGACAGCAAAGAAAAATATATGCCGAAAGATTTTGTGTTTGTTCTGGACAAGTCCGGCAGCATGCAGGGCGATAAAATAGAAAAGGCAAAGGACGCGCTGCAGTTCTGTGTGAACACGCTTAAAGAAGGCGACAAGTTCAGCATTATTGCTTTTTCTTCTTCTGTTGATACCATGTCAAACGGGCTTAAGGAATTCGGTTACAAGGAAAGAGAAAAAGCCAAAAACTTTATAAGGGCAATTTCCGCTGAAGGCGGCACGGATATAAACGGCGCGATGCAGGAAGCGCTGTCAAAACTGAAAAAACAAAGAGGCAGGCTTCCTGTAATAGTGTTTCTTACGGACGGGCTTCCCACAGTAGGAGAAACAGCCATAATGAAGATTATAAAAAATACTGAAAACGCGAATAGGGCTGATGCCAGAATATTTGTCTTTGGCGTGGGTGAAGACGTAAACACGGAGCTTCTGGATAAAATAAGCGCTGATAACGGCGGAGAGTGCGAATATGTAATTAACCCGTCTGATTCCATTGAAGAAAGCGTATCAGCACTGGCTTCAAGGATAGCAAGCCCGGCGCTTGCGGGAATTACTTTAAGTTTTGACGGCAGCGCGGGGGTTTACGATATGTATCCGAAAAGAATACCGGATATGTTTGCCGGCTCGCAGATTACTGTTACCGGCAGGTTTAAGGGAAATGGAATGACGCAGGTAAAAGTAAGCGGGGAGACTTCCGGCAGCAGAAAAGAATATAAATTCCCCGTGGATTTTTCTGATGACGGCAGGGACGAATCTGTCATGAAACTTTGGGCCTCAAAGAAAGTTACTTACCTTATGGATGAAATAAATTTAAGGGGAAGAAACAAAGAAATTGAAAGGGAAATAGTGAGTCTTGGAAAAAAATACGGAATTGTAACTCCGTACACCTCTTTCCTTATTACTGATGAATCTTTAAAAGAAAGGGCATTGGGCGGGCGCAGCGCGGAATCTGTAATGCAGGACCTGGCACAGGTAAAGACCGGAAGTTTTGCTGTGCAGCGTTCAAAGAGCATATCGATGGCAAAAAAGGCGGAAGCCGCTGCTCCGGCGTCCATGATGCCGTCTGCGGCAGGAATGGATATGGCAGAAGCCCAAGAGATGAACAGGCAGATAAGCGCTGCCGTAGTAAACGCGGGGGGAAGGGCGTTTGTGCTGGATAATGACGGCAGGTACACTGATACGGAATTTAATCAGAATAAGGATAAAGCAAAGACAATAAAATATTTAAGTGAAGAGTATTTTAAGCTCTCCAAGATTTCTTCAGAAATAAGTGAAATCTTAAGCCTTGGCAATAAAGTGTTGTTTAAATATGACAATATGTTTTATGAAATAGAAGAATAA
- a CDS encoding DUF4180 domain-containing protein: MNLLEKNGVRYVRGFRGLKLIEKESDVNLVMEAAYEKDADRALLYKENLPAEFTKLGSGQAGMVLHKFMTYRMKLAVVVDKEDTEKGKFAEMVTEVNMHNNLFHVFTDEQSAEEWLVKEN, translated from the coding sequence ATGAATCTTTTGGAAAAAAACGGTGTCAGGTATGTAAGAGGGTTTAGGGGTTTAAAGCTTATTGAAAAAGAGTCAGATGTGAACCTTGTAATGGAAGCCGCGTATGAAAAAGATGCTGACCGTGCTTTATTATACAAGGAAAACCTTCCTGCCGAATTCACAAAGCTTGGCTCCGGGCAGGCCGGGATGGTTCTGCATAAGTTTATGACATACAGGATGAAACTTGCGGTTGTGGTGGATAAAGAGGATACAGAAAAAGGAAAGTTTGCCGAAATGGTTACAGAGGTTAATATGCATAATAATCTTTTTCATGTATTTACAGATGAGCAGTCCGCGGAAGAGTGGCTGGTAAAAGAGAATTAA
- a CDS encoding 6-bladed beta-propeller, which translates to MLCMALISCKKTSLEPGVFKLKWGSEGNGDGQFNYPGGIAVDSADNVYVADTGNHRIQKFTSEGTFITKWGSYGTGDGQFYYPTGVAVDSSGIVYVADSINNRIQKFTSAGVFIKKWGSKGKGDGQFYNPTGLAVDYAGNVYVADSGNDRIQKFTSSGVFITKWGSEGSADGQFSNPYGVAVDSADNVYVSERGNDRIQKFKSKGIFITKWGSEGKRDGQFYYPTGLAVDYAGNVYVADTLNNRIQKFAPQ; encoded by the coding sequence ATGTTATGTATGGCATTAATCAGCTGTAAAAAAACAAGTTTAGAGCCGGGAGTGTTTAAATTAAAGTGGGGAAGTGAAGGAAACGGAGATGGGCAGTTTAATTATCCTGGAGGAATAGCAGTAGATTCCGCCGATAATGTTTATGTAGCTGATACTGGTAATCATAGGATACAGAAATTCACATCAGAAGGAACATTTATAACAAAATGGGGAAGTTATGGAACCGGGGATGGACAGTTTTATTATCCTACCGGGGTGGCAGTGGATTCTTCGGGTATTGTTTATGTGGCGGATTCAATCAATAACAGGATACAAAAATTTACCTCAGCAGGAGTGTTTATAAAAAAGTGGGGGAGTAAAGGAAAGGGAGATGGACAGTTTTATAATCCTACAGGATTGGCAGTAGATTATGCGGGAAATGTTTATGTGGCGGATAGTGGTAATGACAGGATACAAAAGTTCACATCATCAGGTGTGTTTATAACAAAATGGGGAAGTGAAGGAAGCGCAGATGGACAGTTTAGCAATCCTTACGGTGTGGCAGTAGATTCCGCAGATAATGTCTATGTGTCGGAACGGGGTAATGACAGGATACAAAAATTTAAATCAAAAGGAATATTTATAACAAAATGGGGAAGCGAAGGAAAGAGAGATGGACAGTTTTATTATCCTACAGGATTGGCAGTAGATTATGCGGGTAATGTTTATGTGGCGGATACACTTAATAACAGGATACAAAAATTTGCTCCACAATAA